GGCCATCCTGAACGAGCTCCAAATGGACGGCCGCCTCACCAATGCCGAGCTGGCCCAACGCGTAGGTCTGTCCGCCGCGCCCTGCTGGCGGCGCGTGCGCGCCCTGGAGGAGTCGGGCTATATCACCGGCTATCACGCCACGCTGGACCGCCACAAGCTGGGCCTGGGCGTGCTGGCCTTTGTGCGCGTGGATGCCGCACAGAACACGGCCGACATCACGCTGCGCATGGAGGAAGCGATTCGCCTGCTGCCCGAGGTCACCTCCTGCCACTACATCAGCGGCGCGGGCACCTTCGAGCTGCAGGTCGTGGCCCGGGATCTGGAGAGCTTTTCCGGCTTTGTGCGCAATGTGCTGCTGCGCCTGCCCAACGTCAAAGACGTGCACACGATTTTCTCGCTGGGCGAAGTGAAGTCCAGCAGCGCGCTGCCGCTGCCCAGCACGCTGACGCACGCCTGAGTGCCGCCTGAGTGCCGCCCGCTCCAGGCCGGCATCCTTCAAAAGTGAAGCATGTACCGCTTTATTCATAAGC
This window of the Comamonas testosteroni genome carries:
- a CDS encoding Lrp/AsnC family transcriptional regulator; this translates as MNQLDRFDWAILNELQMDGRLTNAELAQRVGLSAAPCWRRVRALEESGYITGYHATLDRHKLGLGVLAFVRVDAAQNTADITLRMEEAIRLLPEVTSCHYISGAGTFELQVVARDLESFSGFVRNVLLRLPNVKDVHTIFSLGEVKSSSALPLPSTLTHA